The Herbiconiux sp. A18JL235 region TCGCGGTGATCGCGGGCGACCTCGCCCTCTTCAACGCCTTCCGCATGATCGACCGGTCGGGGGTCGACGGGCTGCTGCGCAGCCGCCTGCACGACATCCTCGACGAGGCGATGTTCGTCTCGGCGGCGGGGGAGCTGCTCGACGTCGACTTCTCGCTGCGTTCCGATCCCCCGGCCGTCGACGAGATCGTCGAGATGGAGCGGCTGAAGACGGCCGAGTACTCCTTCGAAGCTCCGCTGAGGGCGGGGGCGGTGCTTGCCGGGGCCGACGACCGGGCGGTCCGGGCTCTCGGGCTCTTCGGCCGCCGCATCGGCATCGCCTACCAGATCGTCGACGACCTCCTCGGGGTGTTCGGCGACGAGAGCGAGACCGGCAAGACCGCGCTCGGCGACCTGCGCGAGGGCAAGAGCACGGTACTGCTCGCCCACGCGGTGACCCGCCCGGAGTGGGCCTCGGTCGCCTCGCTCTTCGGTTCGCCCGACCTCACGGCCGACGACGCCGAGCGCATCCGCGGTGTTCTCGAGCAGACCGGGTCGAGACGGTTCGCCGAGGCGCTCGCGCGGGATCACGCCAACCGCGCCTGGGAGTCGCTGGCCGACGAGTCGTTGACCCCCGCCGTGCGCGACGAGTTCCGTCCGGTGGTCGCCTCGGTGCTCGGTCGCGTACGGTGAGCCTTGTGAGCAGCGCACGCGGCAACGACGGCCCCGGCAGCGGGGGCAGCGCGGCCGTCGATCGGCAGCCCGACCTCTACGATCGGGTGGCGATGGAGACGGCGGCCATCGTCATCCGCCGCTATTCCACCTCGTTCGGGCTCGCCTCGCGCCTGCTCGCACCCACCGTGCGTCAGCACGTCGAGAACATCTACGCCCTGGTCAGGCTCGCCGACGAGGTGGTCGACGGGGTCGCCGCCGCCGCCGACCTCGACGCGGCGGAGATCACCGCGCGCCTCGACGCGCTCGAACGCGAGACGCACGAGGCGCTCGCCTGCGGTTACAGCACCAATCTCGTCGTGCACGCGTTCGGCTACACCGCCAGGCGGGTCGGCATCGGCCAAGACCTCACCGTCCCCTTCTTCAGGTCGATGCGCGCCGACGTGTCGCAGCGCGAGCACACGCCCGAGTCGTTCGACGACTACGTCTACGGTTCGGCCGAGGTGGTGGGCCTGATGTGCCTCGCCGCCTTCCTCGACGGCGTGCCCACGGCCCCGGCCGAACGGGCGCGGCTCGAAGACGGCGCCCGTCATCTCGGCGCCGCCTTCCAGAAGATCAACTTCCTGCGCGACCTCGCCGCCGACTTCGAGGCGCTCGGTCGCAGCTACTTCCCGGGTATCGACGTGAAGACGTTCAGCGAGGCCGAGAAGCGCCGGATCGTCGCCGGCATCGACGACGACCTGCGCATCGCCAGGTCGTGCCTGAGCGCCCTGCCCCCGTCGAGCCGTCGAGCCGTCGTGCTGGCCCAACGGCTGTTCGAGGAGTTGACCGAGCGGCTGCGCCGCACCCCCGCATCCGTACTCGCCGCGACGCGCATCCGGGTTCCGAACCCGGTCAAGGTGAGAATAGCCGTGGGAGCGGCGCTCGGCCGGGTGCCGCAGGAGCGCCCTTCAGGAGCCGCCCGACAACAGGCTAGGGAGATCTGATCGAGTGACGGATGCGCAGAAGACCGCGATCGTGATCGGCGGCGGCATCAGCGGGCTCGCGAGCGCCGCACTGCTGGCCCGCGAGGGGTACACGGTGACCCTGCTCGAGAAGAACGACACCCTCGGCGGCCGTGCCGGCCTGTGGGAGCGTGACGGGTTCCGCTTCGACACCGGCCCGTCGTGGTACCTCATGCCCGAGGTCTTCGACCACTTCTTCAAGCTGCTCGGCACGAGCGCCGCTGCCGAACTCGACCTGGTGAAGCTCGAGCCCGGGTACCGCGTGTACTTCGAGGGCGAGGAGAACCACATCGACCTCGCCGGCAGCCGGGAGGCCAACCTCGAGCTGTTCGAATCGCTCGAACCGGGCTCCGGGGTGCGGATGGCGGGGTACCTCGACTCGGCCCGCGAGACCTACGAGCTCGCCAAAGACCACTTCCTCTACACGACGTTCGAGAAGTACACGCCGCTGCTGGTGGCGCCCGTGGTGAAGCGCCTGCCGCGGCTGGTGCGCCTGCTCTCGGAGCCGCTCGCCGCCTTCGCGGGCCGCACGGTGAAAGACCCGCGCCTCGTGCAGGTGCTCGGCTACCCCGCCGTGTTCCTCGGCAGCTCGCCATATGCCGCTCCGAGCATGTACCACCTCATGAGTCATCTCGACCTGGACGACGGTGTGCTCTACCCCCAGGGCGGCCTGTCCACGGTGATCGACGCGGTGGCGCGGGTGGCCCGCCGCGAGGGCGTGTCGATCATCACCGGGGCGGAGGTGACGCGCATCGTGATGGCCGCCGACGCGAAGGTGGTGGCGGCGCCGGAGCCCGAAGACCCTTACGACTACGAGACCACCGCCTTCGACACGAACGTCATCGATCGCGACGAGCTCAGGCGGGTGCTCGCCGGGGAGGCGTCGACCGCAGTCGCGCCCGAACCCGAGGGCGATCCTTCGACGAGGCCCCATGTGGGCGGCGTGCACTACACCGACGAATCCGGCCGGGCGCACTCGCTCGAGGCCGACATCGTGGTGTCGACTGCCGACCTCTGGCACACCGAGACGCGGATGCTCCTGCCGGAACTGCAGAGCTACCCCGAGTCGTACTGGGAGAAGCGCACGGCCGGCCCGAGCGCACTGCTGGTGCTGCTCGGGGTGGAGGGCGAACTGCCCGAGCTCGAGCACCACACCCTGTTCTTCACGAAGGACTGGAAGGGCGATTTCGGCAAGATCTTCAGCGA contains the following coding sequences:
- a CDS encoding polyprenyl synthetase family protein, translated to MDTPDLAAVSERRQHQVDRVLRAFFDDSHYRAKALGKPYAALWQTLERNSSGGKRFRPRMVMAAYESLGGTDLDAAAHIGAAFELLHTALIVHDDVIDRDFVRRGGPNVSGSYRDLATTAGIPLPIAEHRGMSVAVIAGDLALFNAFRMIDRSGVDGLLRSRLHDILDEAMFVSAAGELLDVDFSLRSDPPAVDEIVEMERLKTAEYSFEAPLRAGAVLAGADDRAVRALGLFGRRIGIAYQIVDDLLGVFGDESETGKTALGDLREGKSTVLLAHAVTRPEWASVASLFGSPDLTADDAERIRGVLEQTGSRRFAEALARDHANRAWESLADESLTPAVRDEFRPVVASVLGRVR
- a CDS encoding phytoene/squalene synthase family protein codes for the protein MSSARGNDGPGSGGSAAVDRQPDLYDRVAMETAAIVIRRYSTSFGLASRLLAPTVRQHVENIYALVRLADEVVDGVAAAADLDAAEITARLDALERETHEALACGYSTNLVVHAFGYTARRVGIGQDLTVPFFRSMRADVSQREHTPESFDDYVYGSAEVVGLMCLAAFLDGVPTAPAERARLEDGARHLGAAFQKINFLRDLAADFEALGRSYFPGIDVKTFSEAEKRRIVAGIDDDLRIARSCLSALPPSSRRAVVLAQRLFEELTERLRRTPASVLAATRIRVPNPVKVRIAVGAALGRVPQERPSGAARQQAREI
- the crtI gene encoding phytoene desaturase family protein — protein: MTDAQKTAIVIGGGISGLASAALLAREGYTVTLLEKNDTLGGRAGLWERDGFRFDTGPSWYLMPEVFDHFFKLLGTSAAAELDLVKLEPGYRVYFEGEENHIDLAGSREANLELFESLEPGSGVRMAGYLDSARETYELAKDHFLYTTFEKYTPLLVAPVVKRLPRLVRLLSEPLAAFAGRTVKDPRLVQVLGYPAVFLGSSPYAAPSMYHLMSHLDLDDGVLYPQGGLSTVIDAVARVARREGVSIITGAEVTRIVMAADAKVVAAPEPEDPYDYETTAFDTNVIDRDELRRVLAGEASTAVAPEPEGDPSTRPHVGGVHYTDESGRAHSLEADIVVSTADLWHTETRMLLPELQSYPESYWEKRTAGPSALLVLLGVEGELPELEHHTLFFTKDWKGDFGKIFSDQPTVPDPASLYVCRPSATDDTVAPDGMENLFVLVPIPADPSIGHGGVDGEGDATVEHLADTAIAQIADWAGIPDLAERVRVRRTIGPADFADDLNSWKGTALGPAHTLRQSAMFRAKNVSSKVEGLYYAGGSTTPGIGLPMCLISAELVLKRLRGDTSTTALPEPLAAGS